The following proteins are encoded in a genomic region of Fervidobacterium pennivorans DSM 9078:
- the rimP gene encoding ribosome maturation factor RimP, with the protein MSLSPKEIEKRVSEIAKPIVEGFGLILFDVKYKMQSGRWVLTIVIDKLNDYVSTKDCELVSYEIEKKLDSNDLIPGRYYLEVSSPGLDRPLRSIEDFKRFEGSLAKVKTNKTLKGYIRGVNLENGTIVLEVEGKEVIINYNDIKSANLEVDMF; encoded by the coding sequence ATGAGTTTGAGTCCTAAGGAAATAGAAAAAAGGGTATCTGAGATAGCAAAACCAATTGTTGAAGGATTCGGACTAATACTTTTCGACGTAAAGTATAAGATGCAATCCGGCAGATGGGTACTCACAATTGTTATAGACAAATTAAATGATTATGTTAGTACAAAAGATTGTGAACTTGTTTCATACGAAATAGAGAAAAAGCTTGATTCAAATGACCTGATACCTGGTAGGTATTACTTGGAAGTATCTTCTCCGGGACTTGATAGACCCCTTCGAAGTATCGAAGATTTCAAAAGATTTGAAGGAAGCCTTGCAAAGGTAAAGACAAATAAAACTTTAAAGGGGTATATAAGAGGCGTCAATCTGGAAAACGGAACAATAGTCCTAGAAGTTGAGGGTAAGGAAGTCATTATCAACTATAATGATATCAAGTCTGCAAACCTGGAAGTAGATATGTTTTAA
- a CDS encoding HD-GYP domain-containing protein produces the protein MVDILLKTIMFVPKFGVHSLQVGFIASKIGKQLGLDELELFYCGVLHDLGVLTSHKGVLLDDINNEFLIKEDIPTFEAPTKDHTLISAFVVSKISFLSKRFPNLSASILLHHALPHYLNESSTRDIAANVVSISEEISKYVLVNDEEMTYDDFIVPLSAIKNRFFDFVYDAALSVLKQEYTRWMLYDIKAGFNREKLIQDYYIQEAMSFEEIVEMGAVLSYIIDSKSEFTRAHSWRVANLAGAIAKEILLKEEEFFLAGLFHDIGKITTPISILEKKGKLTTSEMDIMKKHVYYSYLILLNHQNEPWFWPAVRHQERVDGSGYPWGLKRSEMTFKDKILQVADYFVAVLEPRPYRGPNTPEKALEEVQRAVSNGVLDPGPVSILKELVYGGFNFESIDFMSSILKDISDFEKSLTE, from the coding sequence TTGGTTGATATACTTTTGAAAACGATAATGTTTGTTCCGAAATTTGGTGTACATTCTCTGCAAGTTGGCTTTATTGCATCAAAAATAGGTAAGCAATTGGGGCTTGATGAATTGGAATTGTTTTATTGTGGTGTTCTCCATGACCTTGGGGTTTTGACATCGCATAAGGGTGTTTTACTAGATGACATTAACAACGAATTTCTTATTAAAGAGGATATCCCCACGTTTGAAGCCCCTACTAAGGATCACACACTAATCTCTGCGTTTGTGGTCTCAAAGATATCGTTTCTTTCCAAAAGGTTTCCAAATTTATCTGCAAGTATACTACTCCACCACGCCTTACCACATTATCTGAACGAAAGTTCAACAAGAGATATCGCAGCTAATGTGGTATCAATCAGTGAAGAAATATCTAAATATGTACTTGTGAACGACGAAGAGATGACCTATGACGATTTTATTGTCCCTTTATCCGCAATAAAAAACAGATTCTTTGATTTTGTATACGACGCTGCACTGAGTGTTTTGAAACAAGAATACACAAGGTGGATGCTTTACGATATTAAGGCCGGTTTTAATAGGGAAAAGCTTATACAAGACTACTACATACAAGAGGCTATGAGTTTTGAAGAAATTGTTGAAATGGGAGCGGTTTTGTCTTACATAATTGACTCAAAGAGCGAATTTACACGAGCGCATAGTTGGCGAGTAGCTAACTTGGCGGGAGCTATCGCAAAGGAAATCTTGCTTAAGGAAGAAGAATTCTTCCTTGCTGGTCTGTTCCACGATATAGGAAAAATAACAACTCCGATAAGTATTCTTGAAAAGAAAGGAAAGTTGACAACTTCTGAGATGGATATAATGAAAAAGCATGTTTACTATAGCTATCTCATACTTTTAAACCACCAAAATGAACCGTGGTTTTGGCCTGCTGTTAGGCATCAGGAACGAGTTGATGGAAGTGGTTATCCTTGGGGACTAAAAAGGTCTGAAATGACATTTAAGGATAAGATTCTGCAGGTTGCCGATTACTTTGTGGCAGTGTTAGAACCAAGACCTTATCGAGGTCCTAACACCCCTGAAAAGGCTTTGGAAGAAGTACAACGTGCAGTTTCTAACGGGGTCCTTGACCCTGGACCTGTAAGCATCTTGAAAGAGCTTGTTTACGGTGGATTCAATTTTGAAAGTATTGATTTTATGTCATCTATCCTGAAAGACATAAGTGATTTTGAAAAAAGTTTAACAGAGTAA
- a CDS encoding CBS domain-containing protein, whose translation MTSEILEKVQKVFANISVKEFMTKDVIYVKPDRTVAQVKEILRLKRISGVPVVDDNNIVVGIISIEDIIKCLENGTLNESVNEHMTKNVVCLSEDATLQDVIKHFERYRYGRFPVVDAQGKLVGIVTKNDILAAVATRLGLLYLHDERRREILDQDVLSRSLVTGEEIDKKGADFYFKIDYFDVNLAGIGAAQLKKFLISKGIPEKDVRRIAVATYEAETNVVIHSGSEGEIFCFLAPDRIIVRVEDRGKGIENIELAMKEGYSTAPDYVRELGFGAGMGLPNMKRFSDKMVVLSEKGKGVVVEMVFYLSTSS comes from the coding sequence TTGACTTCCGAGATTTTAGAAAAGGTTCAGAAGGTTTTTGCTAATATAAGTGTAAAAGAATTCATGACCAAAGATGTAATTTACGTAAAGCCAGACAGAACGGTTGCACAGGTAAAGGAAATACTTCGGCTGAAAAGAATTTCAGGAGTTCCTGTTGTAGATGATAACAATATTGTAGTTGGTATAATAAGCATAGAGGACATCATCAAATGCCTTGAAAATGGTACACTTAACGAAAGTGTGAACGAACACATGACTAAAAATGTGGTTTGCTTAAGTGAAGATGCTACGTTGCAAGATGTCATTAAGCATTTTGAAAGATATCGATACGGCAGATTTCCGGTTGTTGATGCTCAGGGGAAGCTTGTTGGTATTGTTACAAAAAACGATATCCTTGCCGCAGTCGCTACCAGACTTGGTTTGCTTTATCTGCATGATGAGAGACGAAGAGAAATACTTGATCAAGATGTTTTGAGTAGGTCTTTGGTCACTGGTGAGGAAATTGACAAAAAAGGGGCAGATTTTTATTTCAAAATCGACTACTTCGATGTTAATTTAGCTGGTATAGGTGCAGCTCAATTGAAAAAGTTTTTGATAAGTAAAGGCATACCAGAAAAAGATGTAAGGAGAATTGCAGTAGCTACTTACGAAGCTGAAACAAATGTGGTTATACATAGCGGGAGCGAAGGTGAAATATTCTGTTTCTTAGCTCCAGATAGGATTATCGTTAGAGTGGAAGATAGGGGAAAGGGTATCGAAAACATTGAATTGGCAATGAAAGAAGGTTATTCAACGGCACCAGATTATGTGAGAGAGTTGGGGTTCGGTGCTGGAATGGGTTTGCCTAACATGAAAAGATTCTCTGATAAAATGGTTGTGCTCTCGGAGAAAGGAAAAGGCGTAGTCGTCGAAATGGTTTTTTATTTGAGTACGAGTTCTTAG
- a CDS encoding CoA-binding protein — protein MSINLREIKRIAIIGATTNPQKFGNIVLKDLKKKGFDVLPVSPKYDFIEGIRTYKSVDELPNDVDLIVFVVPPEVGIEELKKAYNRGFRKFWFQPGAESKEIIEFSKNLSDADFSFIKCIMVQTNW, from the coding sequence ATGAGTATTAATTTAAGGGAAATCAAAAGAATAGCCATTATTGGTGCAACAACAAATCCTCAAAAGTTTGGAAATATTGTTCTAAAGGACTTAAAAAAGAAAGGTTTTGATGTTCTGCCGGTTAGTCCGAAATACGATTTTATCGAAGGGATCAGAACATACAAAAGTGTTGATGAACTACCAAATGATGTTGATTTGATAGTTTTTGTTGTCCCGCCAGAAGTGGGGATTGAGGAGCTTAAAAAGGCTTACAACCGTGGATTTCGTAAATTCTGGTTCCAGCCAGGTGCAGAGTCAAAAGAGATAATTGAATTCTCAAAAAACTTATCAGATGCAGATTTTTCTTTTATCAAATGCATCATGGTACAGACAAACTGGTGA